The DNA sequence GGCTTCTGAGCTCCAATACAAAGCAGAATTTTGCGTTAACCGCCTACCGTTGCTCCTCCGTCCCTCTTAGTTTTCtagaaaattgacaaaaattaaagatGCTCATTTCATAGGTCTACGTCGAGTGGCTCCAAATTCGAAGTTGCATTTGAaccagaataataaaaattcggcGAATCAAAGGAATATTACTATTCGATCTTTGATTGGAACGGTAGAATGGAGGTGAATTTGAATTGCGTATTCAATTCGTTAAAGAATATAATGAACATTTTACTGGGCATTCCACTCGATTATTACAAATAATGATCAATGTTTCAAGCAACTTTTATTACTTATTAAAACCATTCTTGTAACTTCTCTTATATCAGCTACCCTTAGATTTTATTTTAGGGGTATATGGTCTAATGCATTATGGTTCAGGCAAAGCGGGCGTATGTAGTTTGTTGGCATATGTAAATGCAGTTTCACACATGCTCCAGAGGGTCTAAACTAATACACACAATACATCCTCACACCATATTATTCACTGGCATCTAGCGAAGATAATTTTAAAGCATTATAATTGACAGAACCGAACGTCGCGACGTTTCTCTACATTACAACTACACGATAATATTCTGTACGAAAAAGAAGACGTACGTCCCACCACATGCGGTTGGCGCTATACGGGAggttgaaatattatacttaATTGTTACAGTAGAAACGAGTCTGCAGAACATTTGCCGTGTAGAAATGATTTCTTTAGAATCGATCCTCCTCCTTGGAAACGAATCTCGGGAAATGAACTTGTTGGCTCGCGGCTTGTAGAAACAAAATTGTAGGACCGATACTTGTAGCAACGAATATTTCGAAGCAAATCGggagaaacgaacttgtaggacCGGAATTGCATTTAAACCAGAAGAATGGGAATCCGGTAAATCAAAGGAATATTACTAACTGGTCTTTGATTGGTCCGGTAGGATGGTGGTAAAATCGAATCGTATGGTTGATTCGCTAATGAATATATTCAACATTTCACTCAACATTCTATTTAATTATgacaaataataatcaatgttTTCGGCAACTTCCATTACGACATAATTTTACAATAGCTGTCATTGAATTGTATTGTAGGGGTTTATTGTCCAAGGTATTATGGTTATGGCAGAGCGGGCATAACCGATGAACGCATTGAGCTTGGAGGTAATGTTCCTGATTTATATTTCGCAAGAAGATAGCTCCAATCACCTCAGATGTAATTTGTTCATGCGGATTCAAGTTTTGTGTCCACGTATGGTACGCTACTACTCGATACCTTTGAAGACGATATTTATGAactctttttcaaattcccaTGCAATTTCTGCATACATATTCAAAATTCGTATACGTGTGATGTAGTGCAGTTTATATGATCTATCAAACTATAGTTGAGGTTCATGATGTTGGCACCCAGATCAAATGAAATTGTCTAAATCCAGGTTAAGGTGAACGTCCTTATACCCGAACATATCCTCATGATTCAGTTAAAACGGCGATGTAAATCGCTTGTACGTCGTTTGTGCGACCAGCACCCACGCAATGCAAAAGAGCAGACTTTCGGTGATTCGCTTACATTCAGCTTCATCAGTTATCAAGAGCACTCCGGAGGTACTACTGATTGTAGTAACCTCTTGATAATCGATCGATTTACAGAACAGTGGTAGTGTTATTATGTATTCTTGAGTGACGTGAGAATTGCAATTCACTAATATTTTGCTTGGCCTCCCAGAAATGAAATGTCTCACAATATGCGCTGTTTTTACCACAAAGTATGATTATTCAATTCGAAGTCAACAGATACTACTTgttgaattacaaattttgagtCTCAGGTAGAACAAGTTCGGAACAGAAGAGGAAAATTGGTGGGAACAGCTGCTAAACCCACGTCGTGTTGGCATACAGCTCCTTACAAAACTGCATTCTGGCTGTAAGGAAGCCGCTTTTATTTTCGAGTGTCAACTGACCTCCATTACCTATTTGAAGGTAATTATTGCGCGAGGAAAATGGCTCCCATATCTTCGTTCCATTGAACATTGATGCACTCGGAGTTCTGAAAGGATAACGTTAGTGAAttagaatttttacaaatgactaaattcaaaatattttgattgcGGTGTTACGAATTGACGATTACCCAGTGGTAGCAAAAGATGTCCACAACTCTACCATCATATCGACCATTTTCCAAtcattctcgttttttttgtattcaggGGGTCCAAAATACGAACTACGGGCTGGAAAGAGGTAAAGGAGTTCGTCACCATGCGCCACACCATAATTATTTACACGATGACCGGCGTAAAGGTAACTGAATTTGAAGGTGCCCTCGTATTCAAAACGGTAGAGGTATTGCGGTCGTTTGGCGACAGCCAGGTGCTGCTGTAGTGCGGTGTGCATGGGACAAGTGATCACAATATCGCCGACAATATGTGTCAAGTTACGTAaaagctggaaaaaaattcatcagttTTTAAGATTGACATAGACATAATTTTGTTctagaataacaataaaatttggtCTAAGAATGTttcatttcagaatttcattcGACAACATCATATGTTGAGTTGAGATTTCGTTAACAAAATATTCTGAGCTTGCGGCACTGCGAAGTAGAATgatttatggaaaaatttgtAGTGCTGCTTGACTCGCTAAATGCGCGGGTCTGTAAGAACATCCGTCTCATGTCACATCACAGTTCTATGGGATGATAGATTTCCCATACACATGATACTGAAATTGTTACATATGACACACCCAATCATCACTGGTTGACGCCATCCTTGCGCCTGGTTGATGCCTACtttaaatcaatttctttcaccacaaaagtgaaaaaaaaaattctcatagcACGTGTATGAAGGTGTAGCCTTTTGCAGTTTTGCGGGATGAAAGTCGTCGGTTTCGTGGCAGTGTTGCAAAGATAGGTTTGCTCATTTATAGTAAACAATTGACCTGACCTGATCAATAAGAtaagaaacaataattaaagAGGAGAATACTaatgttgggcgccagacgcagtaGGGCTagatataattgaaataaaaattggaaaagaaaagaacagaCTACGACGGTTTTGCACGGCTTACTCAGTGAATACAGATATCAGTATAGGGAGGGGTCGAATTCGATCGATAAAACACAAGAATTAAGAAATTGGTCGTAGTATCAAGTGTATTACGAAGATGCAAGGAAATGATTATATTCAAGCAAAAGAAGAATTTAGATATAATTAGATGATTCAATAATGTTCAAATACAGCTGGACAGAAAGATATGAGTGAGAGTTAACAAATTAGTAGGACAATTATTCGTGTGATAAGCGGTATAAAAGCAGGTGCATGTATTCGCGATACTATTACTCGGTATAACAATCAGCAAGGTTTGCAATAGCAGGCGAAAGGAGCTCGCATGCAATGCACAAGATGACATTATTAAAACTAATTGTTATAATTCAGATAATGCAGTAGATCATTGCGAGTATAGTATAATCACATTGGGGAAGAATAATCAAAGCAATTTCCAGATGAAACAGCAAGATgctagaattgatataagaaTTAATGGATTTTACAGGAGAGAAAGTGAGTaacaaatattataaatgATCAGAAAAAGCAGGTAAAGCAGGTGAATTAAATAGTCTTAGAATTGAAGCGAAGCTACTGAAATCTACAGAGATAGATAATCTTAACGTATGAAGAATAGATATTTCAAAGAGAAACTATTATAACGCGGTATATGACAAACTGGATGAACTACGGACAAACTACGTACTACAATGAGGTGAAAGGTGTTATTCAGTATGGCAAAATAATACTCCTATGTCAATGAACGACGGGTGACACCGTGCAGCGATGTAAGATCGCGCACGCGGTACACTTACGATATTAATTGCTTGAAATATTCGGTAATGAAGCAACttaaaatgaaatgagaaaCGCTATGAAGAAATTGGGTGAAAGATATTGAGTAATTGGAATTGACgatgaagagaaaatagaGATAAGATAGCAAAAACCAGAATACGAGACAAAATTAGAGAATTTATGAGCTTAGTAATTTATCAATCCCGACAGAAAATAACATGTGAGAATTTCAAGCATGAGCAAAGATATAGTACAGCGCTGCTGTTCAGCGGtatcagaaaattattgaaacaagATAAAATCAAGGAAAGAAGCGATGGTCACTACAAATCAAATAAGTAAGCTAAccagtcgcgaaattacttgcagttttagataaaaagaaaaaaagatatgaaACAAGAGGGGAACGAGATATGAGCCCACGTGGCTTGCGTATCTCAAGCtgcgagaaaagaaaaaaaagcgtaaCTGTAGATAACTTCCAGGCTTCACAAAATAGAAAAGCAAACCTCACTTACGAAAATAGTGGAAAGCTATAGAGACAGGTAGTAATAAGTAGGTGAAAAAGAGGTAGATAgcactgaataa is a window from the Diprion similis isolate iyDipSimi1 chromosome 6, iyDipSimi1.1, whole genome shotgun sequence genome containing:
- the LOC124406463 gene encoding carboxylesterase 4A-like → MPFYSDSDLARKFFDSIDSTLPFSMEYDDKVQFKEYWTSALKKYYLNDLTASKDVLLRNLTHIVGDIVITCPMHTALQQHLAVAKRPQYLYRFEYEGTFKFSYLYAGHRVNNYGVAHGDELLYLFPARSSYFGPPEYKKNENDWKMVDMMVELWTSFATTGTPSASMFNGTKIWEPFSSRNNYLQIGNGGQLTLENKSGFLTARMQFCKELYANTTWV